In the Brucella anthropi ATCC 49188 genome, one interval contains:
- a CDS encoding bifunctional tRNA (adenosine(37)-N6)-threonylcarbamoyltransferase complex ATPase subunit type 1 TsaE/phosphotransferase, with protein sequence MSASQSSISYFLPDEAATQRFGEDFALALQKGDLVTLSGDLGAGKSSLARAIIRAIADDEGLNVPSPTFTLVQSYEALRIAVAHADLYRISHGEELDELGLPEFLEDGVVLAEWPEQGEGFLSEPSFAVTLSHEGAGRRISVSGPVAAIQRLERSHAIRAFLDLHGRADATRRYLQGDASPRKYETIRTAAHGVEILMNAPQMPYDPPLRDGKTYRQIAHLAENILAFAAINGLLAGQDFRVPQMRAANLDAGFLILENLGTEGVRASSGEPVAERYEAAGRFLAHLHGVSWPGHAPVAGHPDHIIAGFDRDAMMIEVSLIGQWYAPRMMGRQLTDAEKQAYEAAWDHVIADIADVEKSLLLRDYHSPNLFWFPEAEGKDKIGVIDFQDAMIGPAAYDVASLALDARVTISPELEQAVVAAYCDERCALGHAFDEALFRKAYAAMGAQRNAKLLGLFVRLDERDGKPDYLKHLPRIHDYLGRVLKHSVMAPVAAWFEELGLMQQEEAAQ encoded by the coding sequence ATGAGCGCCTCACAATCCAGTATCAGCTATTTCTTGCCCGACGAAGCTGCAACACAGCGTTTCGGCGAGGATTTCGCCCTCGCCCTGCAGAAGGGCGATCTTGTCACGCTTTCCGGCGATCTGGGGGCGGGAAAATCCTCGCTTGCCCGCGCTATCATCCGGGCAATTGCTGATGATGAAGGGCTGAACGTCCCAAGCCCGACTTTCACGCTGGTGCAAAGCTACGAGGCCCTGCGCATTGCTGTTGCCCATGCCGATCTTTACCGTATTTCACACGGTGAAGAACTGGATGAGCTGGGACTGCCGGAGTTTCTTGAGGATGGCGTGGTTCTGGCCGAATGGCCGGAGCAGGGCGAGGGTTTCCTGTCTGAACCGTCTTTTGCCGTCACGCTGAGCCACGAAGGGGCAGGGCGACGTATTAGCGTGTCGGGACCAGTGGCCGCGATCCAGCGGCTGGAACGCAGCCATGCGATACGCGCATTTCTGGACCTCCATGGCCGTGCCGATGCAACGCGCCGCTATTTGCAGGGCGATGCGTCACCACGCAAATACGAGACGATCCGCACGGCTGCCCACGGCGTCGAGATTTTGATGAATGCGCCGCAGATGCCCTATGATCCGCCGCTGCGTGACGGAAAAACCTATCGGCAGATTGCGCATCTTGCGGAAAACATCCTTGCCTTTGCTGCCATTAATGGGCTTCTGGCAGGGCAGGACTTCCGTGTACCGCAAATGCGTGCCGCCAATCTCGATGCCGGGTTCCTTATTCTTGAGAACCTCGGAACCGAGGGCGTGCGGGCATCGTCCGGTGAACCTGTCGCCGAACGCTATGAGGCCGCCGGACGCTTTCTGGCGCATCTGCATGGTGTTTCCTGGCCAGGCCATGCACCTGTGGCGGGGCATCCCGACCACATCATCGCCGGTTTCGACCGTGATGCGATGATGATCGAGGTCAGCCTCATCGGCCAGTGGTACGCGCCGCGCATGATGGGAAGGCAACTTACAGACGCAGAAAAGCAAGCTTACGAAGCCGCATGGGACCACGTGATCGCCGACATTGCCGATGTTGAGAAGAGCCTGCTCTTGCGCGACTATCATTCGCCCAACCTGTTCTGGTTTCCAGAAGCGGAAGGCAAGGACAAGATCGGTGTCATCGATTTTCAGGATGCGATGATTGGACCGGCAGCCTATGACGTGGCTTCGCTGGCCCTCGATGCGCGTGTGACGATTTCGCCGGAGCTGGAACAGGCTGTGGTCGCAGCCTATTGCGATGAGCGTTGTGCGCTCGGACATGCGTTCGACGAAGCTTTGTTCCGCAAGGCCTATGCGGCCATGGGCGCACAGCGTAACGCCAAGCTGCTCGGTCTTTTCGTGCGGCTCGATGAGCGTGATGGTAAGCCGGATTATCTAAAACATCTGCCACGCATTCATGACTATCTCGGCCGTGTGCTGAAGCATTCGGTCATGGCGCCAGTGGCGGCGTGGTTTGAGGAATTGGGATTGATGCAGCAGGAAGAGGCCGCGCAATGA
- a CDS encoding sensor histidine kinase — protein sequence MKASVSLSTLFAAVPAFAQGAESARIALPFGGGSIGAFEVIQFSMFLGVMGAALLSAGWLIRERSRVAAENKELRSKFADLNLVAQRNEALLNLKDQRIVVWDGHSTRAEVVGLLPDDSAAPQDRSTFLAFGRWLRPQSVVALERAIGMLREQARSFDLTVETVNGTLLDVRGRTSGGFAVARFLSLQGVQAERAALQAQNREFSERIELFRRLLDRIDQPVWTRDAGGRVEWVNAAYAQAVDMADGSQVISEGRELFGAQARQRLERDRFAEPVLQEQLTAVVHGDRRLFNVTDVSAETGSVGLGFDQTEVQAVREELNRTMKSHAETLDQLSTAVAIFDPEMKLQFFNQAFAKLWSLDTAWLESQPSNTLILDRLRSEGKLPEQPEWRKWKDSVLSAYRAVEPQEHMWHLPDTRTMRVVANPHPQGGVTWFFENMTEKFELEGRYNTLIKVQGETLDHLAEAVAVFGSDGRIRLSNPSFADLWALPMPLIVEGTHISSIARICGERGGNGLWDDFVSTVTGFLDTRDGRMGQVELDDGTILSFAVVPLPKGQTMLTFIDVTDTVRVERALKEKNEALELADQIKNDFVQHVSYELRSPLTNIIGFTELLQTPAFGSLNERQIEYLDHISTSSSVLLTIVNDILDLATVDAGIMELEVGEVSVVEAISAAASRVGERMRDHDIGLDIDIADDVDVFKADANRVRQVLFNLLSNATNYAPEGSSIQLQVAREGSEVVFAVHDDGPGMPGEVLDTVFKRFQSYPNGGRRRGAGLGLAIVKSFVELHGGSVDIDTGSGRGTTVICRFPSETRSFRVAAE from the coding sequence ATGAAGGCTTCTGTTTCTCTTTCGACGCTTTTCGCAGCAGTGCCCGCTTTCGCACAGGGCGCGGAATCGGCGCGTATCGCCCTGCCCTTCGGCGGCGGCAGTATCGGCGCTTTCGAGGTTATCCAGTTTTCCATGTTCCTAGGCGTGATGGGCGCAGCGCTACTTTCTGCGGGCTGGCTGATCCGCGAACGGTCGCGCGTTGCCGCAGAAAACAAGGAACTGCGTTCCAAATTCGCCGACCTCAATCTGGTCGCCCAGCGCAATGAAGCCCTGCTTAACCTCAAGGATCAGCGCATCGTGGTCTGGGATGGCCATAGCACGCGCGCTGAAGTCGTCGGACTGTTGCCAGACGATAGTGCGGCCCCGCAGGATCGCTCCACCTTTCTGGCATTTGGCCGCTGGTTGCGCCCGCAATCGGTCGTGGCGCTTGAGCGCGCCATTGGAATGCTACGCGAACAGGCACGGTCTTTCGATCTCACAGTTGAAACTGTCAACGGCACTCTGCTCGACGTGCGCGGACGCACATCGGGGGGCTTTGCTGTTGCCCGGTTCCTCAGCCTGCAGGGCGTGCAGGCGGAACGCGCGGCACTGCAGGCGCAGAACCGTGAATTTTCCGAGCGTATCGAGCTTTTCCGGCGTCTTCTCGACCGGATCGACCAGCCGGTATGGACCCGCGACGCTGGTGGTCGCGTCGAATGGGTCAACGCCGCCTATGCGCAGGCAGTCGATATGGCGGATGGGAGCCAGGTCATTTCAGAAGGGCGCGAGCTTTTCGGCGCGCAGGCACGCCAGCGACTGGAGCGTGATCGCTTTGCCGAGCCTGTCCTGCAGGAACAGCTGACGGCTGTGGTGCATGGTGATCGCCGTTTGTTCAACGTGACGGATGTGAGTGCTGAAACGGGTTCTGTCGGCCTCGGTTTCGACCAGACCGAAGTACAGGCGGTGCGGGAAGAACTGAACCGCACCATGAAGAGCCATGCCGAAACGCTCGACCAGCTTTCGACCGCTGTGGCGATTTTCGATCCCGAGATGAAGCTGCAATTCTTCAATCAGGCTTTTGCCAAACTCTGGTCGCTCGATACGGCATGGCTGGAATCGCAGCCGAGCAACACATTGATCCTCGACCGCCTGCGTTCGGAAGGCAAACTTCCAGAGCAGCCGGAATGGCGCAAATGGAAGGATTCGGTGCTTTCTGCCTATCGCGCAGTCGAGCCGCAGGAACATATGTGGCATCTGCCGGATACGCGGACGATGCGCGTCGTCGCCAATCCGCATCCGCAAGGCGGTGTGACCTGGTTCTTCGAGAACATGACCGAGAAGTTCGAGCTCGAAGGCCGTTACAACACGCTCATCAAGGTGCAGGGTGAAACGCTCGACCATCTGGCGGAAGCCGTGGCGGTGTTCGGCTCTGATGGCCGCATCCGGCTTTCCAACCCGTCCTTCGCCGATCTTTGGGCGCTGCCGATGCCGCTCATTGTCGAAGGCACGCATATTTCGTCGATTGCCAGGATTTGCGGTGAGCGCGGCGGCAACGGATTGTGGGATGATTTCGTCTCCACCGTCACTGGCTTTCTCGATACGCGTGACGGGCGCATGGGACAGGTGGAGCTGGACGACGGCACCATTCTTTCCTTTGCCGTGGTGCCACTGCCGAAGGGCCAGACCATGCTGACCTTCATCGACGTCACCGACACCGTGCGCGTCGAACGGGCGCTGAAGGAAAAGAACGAGGCGCTGGAACTGGCCGACCAGATCAAGAACGATTTCGTCCAGCACGTTTCCTACGAACTGCGTTCGCCACTCACAAACATCATCGGCTTTACCGAGCTGTTGCAGACACCGGCTTTCGGGTCGCTCAACGAGCGCCAGATCGAATATCTCGACCATATCAGCACGTCGTCATCGGTCTTGCTGACCATCGTCAATGATATTCTTGATCTCGCAACGGTCGATGCAGGCATCATGGAATTGGAGGTCGGTGAGGTTTCCGTCGTGGAAGCGATTTCCGCTGCCGCCTCCCGTGTCGGCGAGCGTATGCGCGACCACGATATCGGGCTCGACATCGACATTGCCGACGACGTGGATGTATTCAAGGCCGATGCAAACCGCGTCCGTCAGGTACTTTTCAACCTCCTGTCCAACGCCACCAACTATGCGCCGGAAGGCTCCAGCATCCAGCTGCAGGTGGCGCGCGAGGGGTCGGAAGTGGTCTTTGCCGTCCACGATGACGGTCCCGGCATGCCCGGAGAAGTGCTCGACACGGTTTTCAAACGCTTCCAGTCCTATCCGAATGGCGGTCGCCGTCGTGGTGCCGGCCTCGGACTTGCCATCGTCAAGAGCTTTGTCGAGCTGCATGGCGGGTCGGTCGATATCGATACGGGTTCCGGTCGTGGAACAACGGTCATTTGCCGTTTTCCGTCGGAAACACGTAGCTTCCGCGTCGCTGCCGAATAA
- the ahcY gene encoding adenosylhomocysteinase, giving the protein MTASQDFVVKDLSLADWGRKELDIAETEMPGLMAAREEFGKSQPLKGARISGSLHMTIQTAVLIETLQALGAEVRWASCNIFSTQDHAAAAIAATGTPVFAIKGETLEEYWTYTDQIFQWPDGEPSNMILDDGGDATMYILIGARAEAGEDVLSNPGSEEEEVLFAQIKKRMAATPGFFTRQRDAIKGVTEETTTGVNRLYQLQKKGLLPFPAINVNDSVTKSKFDNKYGCKESLVDGIRRGTDVMMAGKVAVVCGYGDVGKGSAQSLAGAGARVKVTEVDPICALQAAMDGFEVVTLDDAASTADIIVTTTGNKDVITIDHMRKFKDMAIVGNIGHFDNEIQVAALRNLKWTNVKPQVDLIEFPDGKRIILLSEGRLLNLGNATGHPSFVMSASFTNQVLGQIELFTRTDAYKNEVYVLPKHLDEKVARLHLDKLGAKLTVLSEEQAAYIGVTPQGPFKSEHYRY; this is encoded by the coding sequence ATGACCGCAAGCCAAGATTTTGTCGTCAAGGATCTTAGCCTGGCCGATTGGGGCCGCAAGGAACTCGATATCGCAGAAACCGAAATGCCGGGCCTGATGGCTGCCCGCGAGGAATTCGGCAAGTCGCAGCCGCTGAAGGGCGCGCGCATTTCTGGATCGTTGCATATGACGATCCAGACCGCCGTTCTGATCGAAACGCTGCAGGCGCTGGGCGCTGAGGTCCGCTGGGCCTCCTGCAACATTTTCTCGACGCAGGATCATGCGGCTGCCGCGATTGCCGCCACCGGCACGCCGGTTTTCGCCATCAAGGGTGAAACGCTTGAAGAATACTGGACCTATACGGACCAGATCTTCCAGTGGCCGGACGGCGAACCGTCCAATATGATCCTCGACGATGGCGGCGACGCCACCATGTATATCCTCATCGGCGCGCGCGCCGAAGCAGGCGAGGACGTTCTGTCGAATCCCGGTTCGGAAGAAGAGGAAGTGCTTTTCGCGCAGATCAAGAAGCGTATGGCTGCAACGCCGGGCTTCTTCACGCGCCAGCGCGACGCCATCAAGGGCGTGACGGAAGAAACCACCACCGGCGTCAACCGTCTTTACCAGCTGCAGAAGAAGGGCCTCCTGCCCTTCCCGGCCATCAACGTCAATGACAGCGTCACCAAGTCGAAATTCGACAACAAGTACGGCTGCAAGGAATCGCTCGTCGACGGCATTCGTCGCGGCACCGATGTCATGATGGCTGGCAAGGTTGCCGTCGTGTGCGGTTATGGCGATGTCGGCAAAGGCTCCGCCCAGTCGCTCGCTGGCGCAGGCGCACGCGTGAAGGTTACCGAAGTCGATCCGATCTGCGCACTTCAGGCTGCAATGGATGGTTTCGAAGTCGTAACCCTCGACGATGCCGCTTCCACAGCCGATATCATCGTGACCACGACCGGCAACAAGGACGTGATCACCATCGACCATATGCGCAAGTTCAAGGACATGGCGATCGTCGGTAATATCGGTCACTTCGACAATGAAATTCAGGTGGCGGCACTCCGCAACCTGAAATGGACCAACGTGAAGCCGCAGGTCGATCTGATCGAATTCCCGGACGGCAAGCGCATCATCCTGCTTTCCGAAGGTCGTCTGCTCAATCTGGGCAATGCAACCGGCCATCCGAGCTTCGTCATGTCGGCTTCGTTCACCAATCAGGTTCTGGGCCAGATCGAGCTCTTTACCCGCACCGACGCTTACAAGAATGAAGTCTATGTGCTGCCGAAACATCTCGACGAGAAGGTCGCGCGCCTGCATCTCGACAAGCTCGGCGCCAAGCTGACTGTGCTTTCCGAGGAACAGGCTGCCTATATCGGCGTCACTCCACAGGGCCCGTTCAAGTCGGAACACTACAGGTATTAA
- a CDS encoding glutamate racemase produces the protein MLKNKTVAAVGDLNDPVAVFDAGIGSYALVELIRRSQPQRDIIYFADRASFPYGAKSRDQLLSIMRSTIQYLTSLGAQTIVLASNAPSVMVLDTLKSEFAVPVYGVAPPVRTALAASHSGKVAVMGVRSMIESEELADFVRTQADNPGDVALINASAMVELVENGAFLRQPDETAQKVAAFCDDIAASYPLIDTLTLSSTHLPWLRPFFETARPGWQFLDPADDVIAALPQPEGGSGRTVALVTKSETYPVAEFRHMLEILQVDLPLTVIDPVFDKPV, from the coding sequence ATGCTGAAGAACAAGACTGTGGCCGCCGTGGGAGATCTCAACGATCCGGTGGCCGTTTTTGATGCAGGGATCGGCAGCTATGCTCTGGTTGAACTGATCAGGCGCAGCCAGCCGCAGCGCGACATCATCTATTTTGCTGATCGGGCCAGTTTCCCCTATGGCGCCAAAAGCCGCGATCAGCTGCTTTCCATCATGCGCAGCACGATCCAATACCTCACAAGCCTTGGCGCTCAAACAATTGTCCTTGCTTCCAATGCGCCCTCGGTCATGGTCCTCGACACATTGAAAAGCGAGTTCGCTGTACCGGTTTACGGCGTAGCGCCGCCGGTACGCACTGCCCTTGCGGCAAGCCACAGCGGCAAGGTTGCCGTTATGGGTGTGCGTTCGATGATCGAGAGCGAAGAACTTGCAGATTTTGTCCGAACACAGGCCGATAACCCAGGCGATGTCGCTCTGATCAATGCGTCTGCGATGGTGGAGCTGGTGGAAAATGGCGCTTTTCTTCGGCAACCGGACGAGACCGCGCAAAAGGTCGCCGCATTCTGCGATGACATTGCTGCCAGCTACCCTCTCATCGACACGCTGACACTTTCCAGCACCCATCTGCCATGGCTCAGACCGTTTTTCGAAACGGCCCGTCCCGGCTGGCAGTTTCTTGATCCGGCGGATGACGTGATCGCTGCACTCCCGCAACCCGAAGGCGGCTCTGGTCGCACAGTTGCCCTTGTCACGAAAAGCGAAACCTATCCCGTCGCCGAGTTTCGCCACATGCTCGAAATATTGCAGGTCGACCTTCCTTTGACGGTCATTGACCCCGTGTTCGACAAACCTGTCTGA